The genome window AAACTTAATTGTAGAAGGAAGGTTATCTGCTCATTTTGTAGATGCAGACCTTAAAATATGGTTTATAGCTCCATTAGATACCCGTACACAACGGATAAGTCAAAGAGAGAATAAGCCATATGAAACAGTTAAAGAAGAAATAATTACAAGAAGTAAAAGCGAAGCAAAGCGATATCATGAAATTCATGATATTGACATTGAAAATATGGAAGTTTATGACTTGATCATAAACACCGGGAATTTTGATCCGGAAAGCATCGCTAGTATCATATTAAAAGTAATAGAGGTGATTTCATGCCAGCAATAGAAGTAGGAAGAGTATGTGTTAAGATTGCAGGAAGAGAAGCAGGCGAAAAATGTGTTATAGTTGAAGTTATTGATGATAAATTTGTTGAAGTTGTAGGAACAAACATTAAAAACAGAAGATGTAATATTAGGCATTTAGAGCCAGTTGATCAAACTATTGAAATTAAATCAGATAATATAGAAGATATTAAAAAAGAACTTGAATCTGCAGCTTAAAAAATAGCAGAATGTCAGGTTTTCTAATGGCAGATTTACTCATAAAAGCTGAAGGTGAAACAGATCCAAACTATGGGCATTTTCCAGAGAAAAGACCAATAGAAGATCATATACACCGGGGAATTATAAACCTCGATAAACCTTCAGGACCAACATCCCATGAAGTTGATTCATGGGTAAAAAGAATACT of Methanobacterium sp. contains these proteins:
- a CDS encoding AAA family ATPase, translated to MIITISGLAGSGTTTASKILSEKMNVPYISAGDIFRQMAAEKNMDILEFSKFAEENEDIDIEIDKRQAEIAKEKENLIVEGRLSAHFVDADLKIWFIAPLDTRTQRISQRENKPYETVKEEIITRSKSEAKRYHEIHDIDIENMEVYDLIINTGNFDPESIASIILKVIEVISCQQ
- a CDS encoding 50S ribosomal protein L14e — encoded protein: MPAIEVGRVCVKIAGREAGEKCVIVEVIDDKFVEVVGTNIKNRRCNIRHLEPVDQTIEIKSDNIEDIKKELESAA